A window of the Serratia sarumanii genome harbors these coding sequences:
- a CDS encoding 3-oxoacid CoA-transferase subunit A, with the protein MIDKSVATLEDAVSIIPDGASIMIGGFGPAGQPLELIDALIGRGARELTVISNNAGNGDSGLAALLKTGCVRKMICSFPRQADSWVFDDLYRRGAIELELVPQGNLAARMQAAGSGLGGIFTPTAFGTPLAQGKETREIDGRHYVFETPLKADFALIKAHRGDRWGNLVYRKAARNFGPVMAMAAATTIAQVAELVPLGALDPENVITPGIFVQRLVAVARPATFSLSA; encoded by the coding sequence ATGATCGATAAAAGTGTGGCCACCCTGGAAGATGCCGTGTCCATCATTCCGGACGGCGCGAGCATCATGATTGGCGGCTTTGGCCCCGCGGGACAGCCGCTGGAACTGATCGATGCGCTGATTGGACGCGGTGCCCGCGAGCTGACGGTAATCAGCAATAACGCCGGCAACGGCGACAGCGGCCTCGCGGCGCTGCTCAAGACCGGCTGTGTGCGAAAGATGATTTGCTCCTTCCCGCGCCAGGCCGATTCGTGGGTCTTCGACGATCTTTATCGCCGCGGCGCGATCGAACTGGAACTGGTGCCGCAGGGCAACCTGGCGGCCCGCATGCAGGCCGCCGGCAGCGGGTTGGGCGGCATTTTCACCCCAACCGCCTTTGGCACGCCGCTGGCGCAAGGCAAAGAAACGCGTGAAATCGACGGGCGTCATTACGTGTTTGAAACGCCCTTGAAGGCGGATTTCGCCTTGATAAAGGCCCATCGGGGTGACCGCTGGGGCAATCTGGTTTACCGCAAAGCGGCGCGTAATTTTGGCCCGGTGATGGCGATGGCCGCCGCCACGACGATAGCGCAGGTGGCTGAATTGGTGCCGTTGGGCGCACTGGATCCGGAAAACGTGATAACGCCGGGCATCTTCGTCCAGCGCCTGGTGGCGGTGGCGCGCCCCGCGACCTTTTCCCTCTCTGCCTGA
- a CDS encoding IclR family transcriptional regulator C-terminal domain-containing protein gives MEKGQEITRSSTDPWKGDPDFMASLARGLEVLQAFTPQRRLMSVSQISQRTGIPRAAVRRCLYTLSKLGFVYAEDGKNYELRPRVLSLGHNWLAASPLANAAQPVLRQLSQTLNESCSMAILDGDDILYIARASTSRIMTIDLHVGSRLPASTTSMGRVLLSGLANEPLNDYLARLTQLRYTSHTLVSVSALREELARVRQQGYAINDQELEIGLRSLAVPLTTPDGRIAAALNVGVHASQVSAERLYQHHLPLLRSAAEEISLLLHD, from the coding sequence ATGGAAAAAGGACAGGAAATTACGCGCAGCAGCACCGATCCCTGGAAGGGGGATCCCGACTTTATGGCCTCTTTGGCGCGAGGATTGGAAGTCCTGCAGGCTTTTACGCCGCAGCGGCGGCTGATGTCGGTATCGCAGATTAGCCAGCGTACCGGCATTCCGCGCGCGGCGGTGCGCCGCTGCCTTTATACCCTGAGTAAGCTGGGCTTTGTGTACGCGGAAGACGGCAAGAATTATGAGCTGCGCCCGCGCGTCTTGTCGCTGGGCCATAACTGGCTGGCGGCTTCGCCGTTGGCCAACGCCGCGCAACCGGTGTTGAGGCAACTCAGCCAGACGCTCAATGAGTCCTGTTCCATGGCCATATTGGACGGTGATGACATTCTTTATATCGCCCGCGCATCGACTTCGCGGATCATGACCATCGATTTGCACGTCGGCAGTCGCTTACCTGCCAGCACGACGTCGATGGGGCGGGTTCTGCTGAGCGGGCTCGCCAATGAGCCGTTGAATGACTATTTGGCGCGGCTGACGCAACTGCGTTACACCAGCCATACCCTGGTGAGCGTTAGCGCATTGCGGGAAGAGCTGGCGCGCGTGCGTCAGCAGGGATATGCCATCAACGATCAGGAACTGGAGATTGGCCTGCGTTCACTGGCGGTGCCGCTCACCACGCCGGACGGCCGTATCGCCGCGGCGTTGAACGTCGGTGTGCATGCCAGCCAGGTTTCCGCAGAGCGTTTGTATCAGCACCACTTGCCTTTATTGCGCTCGGCCGCCGAAGAGATATCGCTGCTGTTGCACGATTAA
- a CDS encoding DNA-binding protein, which translates to MNEKIDYHIEKYHFAPLDEAPRLARQWSEVLNECRETQAGAEERLRIALLNVDYVTSFELPFRLLLVRAPQLIAGLRDELSISQKNVVFNGKRFGCVYSLKSDLSGVPEAFQYSLSTRIHRTSASGVDALPYREIAKALKAPRERLKLALEQGLPVTALDGLFWFGIQRIAAEVRRLRKTGMAIVTAETEIFDTLTGTTRKVPVYRQAES; encoded by the coding sequence ATGAACGAGAAAATCGACTATCACATCGAGAAATACCATTTCGCGCCGCTGGATGAGGCCCCGCGGCTTGCGCGCCAGTGGAGCGAGGTGTTGAACGAGTGCCGCGAGACGCAAGCGGGCGCGGAAGAGCGCCTGCGCATTGCGTTGCTCAACGTGGACTATGTGACCAGTTTCGAATTGCCGTTTCGCTTATTGCTGGTGCGGGCGCCGCAGTTGATCGCCGGCCTGCGCGATGAGCTGTCGATCAGTCAAAAAAATGTGGTGTTCAACGGCAAGCGTTTCGGCTGTGTCTACAGCCTGAAAAGCGATTTGAGCGGCGTGCCGGAGGCTTTTCAGTACAGCCTGTCGACCCGTATTCATCGAACCTCGGCGTCGGGCGTGGACGCGCTGCCTTACCGGGAAATCGCCAAGGCGCTCAAAGCGCCGCGTGAGCGGCTCAAGCTGGCGCTGGAGCAGGGGCTGCCGGTAACGGCGCTGGATGGATTGTTCTGGTTCGGCATCCAGCGCATTGCCGCCGAGGTGCGCAGGCTAAGAAAAACCGGCATGGCGATCGTGACGGCGGAAACCGAAATCTTCGACACCCTGACCGGCACGACGCGCAAGGTCCCGGTGTACCGCCAGGCCGAGAGTTAA
- a CDS encoding DoxX family protein, which translates to MVKSLNAAFTRLFDRPDAGKLALRLTFGGLMLFHGVAKIQHGIGWIADALQQQGLPAFIAYGVYVGEILAPILIVLGLFTRPAALVYALTLVVAFLMVGTGKVFTVTDVGAWGIENELVFFMGGVVILLLGSGKYAIARNEAYR; encoded by the coding sequence ATGGTTAAGTCACTGAATGCGGCATTCACGCGCCTTTTTGATCGCCCGGACGCCGGTAAGTTGGCGCTCAGACTGACCTTCGGCGGGTTGATGCTGTTTCACGGCGTGGCAAAAATTCAGCATGGCATCGGCTGGATCGCCGATGCGTTACAACAACAGGGGCTGCCCGCCTTCATTGCCTATGGCGTGTATGTTGGGGAGATCCTGGCGCCGATACTGATCGTTTTGGGGCTGTTCACCCGCCCCGCCGCGCTGGTTTACGCCCTCACGCTGGTGGTGGCGTTTCTGATGGTGGGCACCGGCAAGGTGTTTACCGTCACAGATGTCGGCGCCTGGGGCATTGAAAACGAACTGGTGTTCTTTATGGGTGGGGTCGTCATCCTGCTGCTGGGCAGCGGGAAATACGCGATCGCGCGCAATGAAGCCTATCGGTAA
- the pcaF gene encoding 3-oxoadipyl-CoA thiolase: MQQALICDAVRTPFGRYGGALSALRADDLAALPLKALLARLPQLDPQAIDDVILGCANQAGEDNRNVARMALLLAGLPHSVPGTTLNRLCGSGLDAVGMAARAIKCGEAEVIIAGGVESMSRAPFVTGKADSAFSRSLKMEDTTMGWRFINPQMRAQFGVETMPETAENVAREFAVSRADQDAFALRSQQRTARAQELGLFDEELIAVSIPQRKGEPLNLVRDEHPRSTSLAALSALKGVVHAEGSVTAGNASGINDGASALLIASERAAVQYGLAPLARVVAMSACGVEPRIMGYGPVPAVRKVLAQTGLSLAQIDVIELNEAFAAQALAVTRALGLPDDAEQVNPNGGAIALGHPLGASGGRLAMTAAYQLRRTGGRFALCTMCVGVGQGVALILERI; encoded by the coding sequence ATGCAACAGGCTTTAATCTGCGATGCCGTTCGTACGCCCTTTGGCCGTTACGGCGGCGCATTATCCGCGCTGCGCGCCGACGATTTGGCCGCTCTGCCCCTGAAGGCGCTGCTTGCCAGGCTGCCGCAGCTGGATCCCCAGGCCATTGATGACGTTATTCTGGGGTGCGCCAACCAGGCCGGTGAAGACAACCGCAACGTGGCGCGAATGGCGCTGCTGCTGGCCGGATTGCCGCACTCCGTGCCGGGCACCACCCTCAATCGCCTGTGCGGTTCGGGATTGGACGCGGTAGGGATGGCGGCGCGCGCCATTAAATGCGGCGAAGCGGAGGTCATCATCGCGGGCGGCGTGGAAAGCATGTCGCGCGCGCCCTTTGTCACCGGCAAAGCGGACAGCGCCTTCAGCCGATCGCTGAAAATGGAAGATACGACGATGGGATGGCGCTTTATCAACCCGCAAATGCGCGCTCAGTTCGGTGTCGAAACCATGCCTGAAACCGCCGAAAATGTGGCTCGCGAATTCGCCGTCAGCCGCGCCGATCAAGACGCCTTTGCATTGCGCAGCCAACAACGCACCGCCCGCGCTCAGGAGCTGGGCCTGTTTGATGAGGAACTGATCGCCGTCAGCATTCCGCAACGCAAAGGCGAACCGCTCAACTTGGTTCGCGACGAACATCCCCGCAGCACCTCTTTGGCCGCGCTGTCCGCACTGAAAGGCGTCGTACACGCCGAGGGGAGCGTCACCGCCGGCAACGCCTCGGGCATCAACGACGGGGCCAGCGCCCTGCTCATTGCCAGCGAACGCGCGGCGGTGCAGTATGGACTCGCCCCGCTGGCGCGGGTGGTCGCCATGTCCGCCTGCGGCGTAGAGCCGCGCATCATGGGTTACGGGCCGGTTCCCGCGGTTCGCAAGGTACTGGCGCAAACCGGTTTGAGCCTGGCGCAAATTGACGTCATCGAGTTGAATGAAGCCTTTGCCGCCCAGGCGCTGGCCGTGACGCGCGCCCTGGGGTTACCGGATGATGCGGAACAGGTCAACCCTAACGGCGGCGCCATCGCGCTGGGCCATCCTCTGGGCGCATCCGGCGGCAGGCTGGCCATGACCGCCGCTTATCAGCTGCGTCGCACCGGCGGGCGCTTTGCCCTGTGCACCATGTGCGTAGGTGTTGGGCAGGGCGTCGCCTTGATTCTGGAACGGATATAA
- a CDS encoding 3-oxoacid CoA-transferase subunit B encodes MQKLTRDQLAQRVARDIPEGAYVNLGIGLPTRIANYLPADKEVILHSENGLLGMGPSPAPGEEDPELINAGKELVTLLPGGSYFHHADSFTMMRGGHLDICVMGAYQVSAAGDLANWSTGAEDAIPAVGGAMDLAIGARKVYVMMDYLTKTGECKLVEQCSYPLTGLACVSRIYSDMAILDITPDGPQVLELCPGLTFDALQALTPIRLLQSDLIPA; translated from the coding sequence ATGCAAAAATTAACCCGCGACCAATTAGCCCAACGGGTGGCGCGCGATATTCCGGAAGGCGCCTACGTCAACCTCGGAATCGGGCTGCCGACCCGCATCGCTAACTACCTGCCCGCCGACAAAGAAGTGATTCTGCACAGCGAAAACGGCCTGCTCGGCATGGGGCCGTCACCTGCGCCGGGCGAAGAAGATCCGGAACTCATCAACGCCGGCAAAGAGCTGGTGACCTTGCTGCCCGGCGGCAGTTATTTCCATCACGCCGACTCTTTTACCATGATGCGCGGCGGCCATCTCGATATCTGCGTGATGGGGGCGTATCAGGTCTCGGCTGCCGGCGATCTGGCCAACTGGAGCACCGGCGCCGAAGACGCGATCCCGGCGGTGGGCGGCGCCATGGATCTGGCCATCGGCGCGCGCAAAGTCTATGTGATGATGGACTACCTGACCAAGACCGGCGAATGCAAGCTGGTGGAACAGTGCAGCTACCCGTTGACCGGGTTGGCCTGCGTCAGCCGCATCTATTCGGATATGGCAATCCTTGATATCACCCCGGACGGCCCGCAGGTGCTGGAGCTGTGTCCGGGGCTCACCTTTGACGCGCTGCAAGCGTTAACCCCGATACGTTTACTGCAATCTGACCTGATCCCCGCTTGA
- a CDS encoding LysR substrate-binding domain-containing protein, translating into MNMTSRFSQRIRLRHLHAFVATAQQGTLVRAAQQLGITQPALSKTLNELESLAGERLFSRSRQGAELTAAGARFLQDAGRVLDALNVLGRTVASDSEALPAPLHIGALPTTLVSLVAPVVVGLQQQSPGWRIQVSTLANDALMMAVRSGQLTLGIGRMSDPSRMEGLNFELLYHETLRLVVSPHHPLLHADVTLAEALSWPLVLSPRGTVPRQNAEALIVSHGLAVPEGCVETLSVTLARCLTLQYGYVWLVPYGAVRDDLFGNHLRALPLPTQGMAEPLGIITRQEAFTPPEQQRLVAALRQRVLDVPV; encoded by the coding sequence ATGAACATGACTTCTCGCTTTAGCCAACGCATCCGCCTGCGTCATCTGCACGCCTTTGTCGCTACCGCGCAGCAGGGGACGCTGGTGCGCGCCGCACAGCAATTGGGCATCACGCAGCCCGCCCTCTCCAAAACGCTCAATGAACTGGAAAGCCTGGCCGGCGAGCGCCTGTTTTCGCGCAGCCGGCAGGGGGCAGAGCTGACCGCCGCCGGGGCGCGTTTCCTGCAGGATGCGGGGCGCGTTTTGGATGCGCTGAATGTGTTGGGGCGTACGGTCGCATCGGACAGTGAGGCGCTGCCGGCGCCGCTGCATATCGGGGCGCTGCCCACCACGCTGGTGAGTTTGGTCGCGCCGGTCGTGGTGGGGTTGCAGCAGCAATCGCCAGGTTGGCGCATACAGGTTTCGACGCTGGCCAACGATGCGCTGATGATGGCGGTGAGATCCGGGCAATTAACCTTAGGGATAGGGCGTATGTCAGACCCCTCTCGCATGGAGGGGCTCAATTTCGAGCTGCTGTATCATGAAACGCTGCGGCTGGTGGTTTCCCCCCATCATCCGCTGCTGCATGCGGATGTCACGCTGGCGGAGGCCCTGAGTTGGCCATTGGTGCTCTCACCGCGTGGGACCGTACCGCGCCAGAATGCGGAGGCGCTCATTGTCAGCCACGGGCTGGCCGTGCCGGAAGGCTGCGTCGAGACCTTGTCGGTCACGCTGGCGCGTTGCCTGACGTTGCAGTATGGCTATGTTTGGCTGGTGCCTTACGGCGCGGTGCGCGACGATCTGTTCGGCAATCACCTGCGTGCGCTGCCGTTGCCTACTCAGGGAATGGCAGAACCGTTGGGCATCATTACCCGGCAAGAGGCGTTCACGCCCCCTGAGCAGCAGCGCCTGGTCGCAGCGCTGCGTCAGAGAGTACTGGATGTGCCGGTATAA
- the pcaB gene encoding 3-carboxy-cis,cis-muconate cycloisomerase — MSLYSAMFMTSPLTPCFSDTALLQGMLDFEAGLAQALASAGIIDDESARIIRSHCRAEKLDAAALAQSAGLAGNLAIPLVKQLTALVAQRSQDAARFVHWGATSQDAIDSGLVLQLRSALNQTDTLLNHLIAALTAQCRRHSATLMVGRTWLQHALPTTLGLKLAGTLDALLRFRVRLAEMRPRVLALQFGGAAGTLASFGEQGERVEQALAEALALPRSATPWHTQRDRLLELAGWYAGLTGTLGKLARDMSLLMQTEVAEISEPSAPGRGGSSTMPHKRNPVLCAAILSAANRLPALMAGLYAGQVQEHERALGGWQAEWQSLPQLLVLSGAAMAQSLDLVNGLEVHEAAMRRNLALTQGQIMAESVSLALAPLLGSQQAHQHIAQCCRQAQATQQSLLTLLCADAEVSSRLSREALETLLDPANATGSAQRFIQQVLASAEKEQ, encoded by the coding sequence ATGTCACTCTATAGCGCAATGTTTATGACGTCGCCATTAACGCCCTGCTTCAGCGATACGGCCCTGCTACAGGGCATGCTCGATTTCGAAGCCGGCCTGGCGCAAGCCCTGGCATCTGCAGGGATTATCGATGACGAGTCGGCTCGAATCATACGCAGCCACTGCCGGGCGGAAAAACTCGACGCCGCCGCGCTGGCGCAGTCCGCCGGATTGGCGGGCAACTTAGCGATTCCGCTCGTCAAACAGTTGACGGCGCTGGTGGCTCAACGCTCGCAGGACGCGGCGCGCTTCGTTCACTGGGGGGCAACCAGTCAGGATGCGATTGACAGCGGGCTGGTGCTGCAACTGCGCAGCGCGCTCAACCAAACCGACACGCTGCTCAATCATCTGATTGCGGCGCTGACGGCGCAATGTCGGCGCCATAGCGCAACGTTAATGGTCGGCCGCACCTGGCTGCAACACGCGTTACCCACGACGCTGGGGCTGAAGCTGGCCGGCACGCTGGACGCCTTGCTGCGCTTTCGGGTTCGTCTGGCTGAGATGCGGCCACGCGTGCTGGCGCTGCAATTCGGCGGTGCCGCCGGCACGCTCGCCTCATTCGGCGAGCAGGGAGAACGCGTCGAGCAGGCGCTGGCGGAAGCGCTGGCGCTGCCGCGCAGCGCCACGCCGTGGCATACCCAACGCGACCGGTTGCTGGAACTGGCCGGCTGGTATGCCGGACTCACGGGCACGCTCGGCAAGCTGGCGCGTGACATGTCGCTGTTGATGCAAACCGAGGTCGCTGAAATCAGCGAACCTTCTGCCCCGGGTCGCGGCGGCTCCTCCACCATGCCGCATAAGCGTAATCCGGTACTCTGCGCCGCCATCCTCAGCGCGGCTAACCGTTTGCCTGCGCTGATGGCGGGATTGTATGCCGGCCAGGTGCAAGAGCACGAACGCGCGCTGGGAGGCTGGCAGGCCGAGTGGCAAAGCCTGCCGCAGCTCCTGGTGCTGAGCGGAGCGGCAATGGCGCAAAGCCTTGACCTCGTTAACGGCCTGGAGGTGCATGAAGCGGCGATGCGGCGCAATCTGGCGCTGACGCAGGGGCAGATCATGGCTGAATCGGTTTCCCTGGCCTTAGCCCCGCTTCTCGGCAGCCAGCAGGCGCACCAGCATATCGCGCAATGTTGCCGCCAGGCTCAGGCAACGCAGCAATCCCTGTTAACCCTGCTGTGCGCCGATGCGGAAGTCTCTTCCCGACTCAGCCGGGAAGCTCTGGAGACGCTGCTCGATCCGGCCAATGCCACAGGCAGCGCACAGCGTTTCATTCAACAAGTTCTGGCATCGGCCGAAAAGGAGCAATGA
- the pcaH gene encoding protocatechuate 3,4-dioxygenase subunit beta translates to MKSDWMARELVHRDYSHHPPALAPLYKTSVLRSPRNALISLQNSLSELTAPVFTPTDIGPIDHDLILNYAKDGLPIGERIIVHGYVRDAFGAPVRNALVEVWQANAGGRYRHKKDQYLAPIDPNFGGCGRMLTDDNGYYCFRTIKPGPYPWRNQVSDWRPAHIHFSLSGEAFAQRLITQMYFEGDPLLVRCPILQSVGSDDAMRTLIAELDMHAAVPLDSLAYRFDLVLRGHRATWFENRTQGAA, encoded by the coding sequence ATGAAAAGTGATTGGATGGCGCGAGAACTGGTGCATCGCGATTACAGCCATCACCCGCCTGCGCTGGCGCCGCTGTATAAAACCAGCGTGCTGCGATCGCCGCGCAATGCATTAATTTCATTGCAAAACTCGCTGTCTGAACTGACCGCACCCGTGTTCACGCCAACGGATATCGGCCCGATTGATCACGATCTGATTCTGAACTACGCCAAAGACGGCTTACCGATCGGCGAGCGGATCATCGTGCATGGATATGTGCGCGATGCCTTCGGGGCGCCGGTGCGCAACGCCCTGGTCGAGGTATGGCAGGCTAATGCGGGAGGGCGCTATCGTCACAAGAAGGATCAGTATCTGGCGCCTATCGATCCCAATTTTGGCGGCTGCGGCAGGATGCTGACCGACGACAACGGGTATTACTGTTTTCGCACCATCAAGCCGGGCCCGTACCCCTGGCGCAATCAGGTCAGCGACTGGCGTCCGGCGCATATTCACTTCTCGCTCTCCGGCGAGGCGTTCGCGCAGCGGTTGATCACGCAGATGTATTTCGAAGGCGATCCGTTGCTCGTTCGTTGCCCCATCTTGCAGTCGGTAGGCAGCGACGATGCGATGCGCACGCTGATTGCCGAGCTGGATATGCACGCCGCCGTGCCGCTGGACAGCCTGGCCTACCGCTTCGATCTGGTGCTGCGCGGCCATCGGGCCACGTGGTTTGAGAACCGTACACAGGGAGCCGCGTGA
- a CDS encoding bifunctional sugar phosphate isomerase/epimerase/4-hydroxyphenylpyruvate dioxygenase family protein, which produces MKRSIATVSVSGSLPEKLRAIAAAGFDGVEIFDNDLVYYPGSPAQIRDLCAELGLEILLFQPFRDFEGGPRESLAQNLSRAARKFDVMQQLGCSRMLLCSNVSPDSSEDMATQVSDLRALAELAAEYDITVGYEALAWGRHVNLWRDAWARVKAVDHPALGIILDSFHILSRGDNLDGLDEVPPEKIVFVQLADAPLLKMDVLAWSRHFRCFPGQGELNLAQFMTQLSAHGYRGAWSLEIFNDGFRASPVLPTAQDGFRSLLWLEEQTYDWLAKQPLLPNAMASLIEHSLFHSEAHPPLLALEFIEFAVSHSDGLAMGQWLTQLGLVHAGEHRSKSVALYRNGKVNVILNAQPESQASGYYHLHGISLCAVAWRVRGVARLLQRAQDYGYALWQGETGPNERQIPALCAPDGSLIYLVEADEDPKNDIYHTDFHLTHRSAPPPALQSIDHLAIALTDESCGNWIMFLRSVPGFVQDNEWELPDPLGLVRSRVLRSPNDAIRLPLNMSVSRETQIAQALTTYQGAGLQHVAFGCNDLFSVVKAAQQRGLKTLRIPDNYYQDLRARFDLDPVFLSQLQAFNVLYDRDEQGGELLHVYTVAYEKGRFFFELLERRGGYRGFGAANAPVRLTAMR; this is translated from the coding sequence ATGAAACGTTCTATCGCGACGGTCTCGGTATCGGGCTCGCTGCCGGAAAAACTGCGGGCTATCGCCGCCGCAGGCTTTGATGGCGTCGAAATTTTCGATAACGATCTGGTCTATTACCCCGGTTCACCGGCGCAAATCCGTGATCTGTGCGCCGAACTGGGCCTGGAAATTTTGCTGTTCCAGCCGTTTCGGGACTTCGAAGGCGGCCCGCGCGAAAGCCTGGCGCAGAACCTTTCACGCGCAGCGCGCAAGTTCGACGTCATGCAGCAATTGGGCTGCTCGCGCATGCTGCTCTGCAGTAATGTCTCGCCCGACAGCAGCGAAGACATGGCCACGCAAGTGAGCGATTTGCGCGCGTTGGCGGAGTTGGCCGCCGAGTATGATATTACTGTCGGTTATGAAGCGCTGGCATGGGGGCGTCACGTGAACCTGTGGCGCGACGCCTGGGCGCGGGTTAAGGCCGTAGACCATCCGGCGCTGGGGATCATTCTCGATAGTTTTCATATCCTGTCGCGCGGCGATAATCTTGACGGCCTTGATGAAGTCCCGCCCGAAAAAATTGTGTTTGTACAACTGGCGGACGCCCCGCTGCTGAAGATGGACGTGCTCGCCTGGAGCCGCCATTTCCGCTGTTTCCCCGGCCAAGGGGAGCTGAACCTGGCTCAATTCATGACTCAACTTTCCGCGCATGGCTATCGCGGCGCCTGGTCGCTGGAGATATTTAACGATGGTTTCCGCGCCTCGCCGGTGCTTCCCACGGCTCAGGACGGTTTCCGATCGTTGTTGTGGCTGGAGGAACAAACCTATGACTGGTTGGCCAAACAGCCTCTGCTGCCCAACGCCATGGCCTCGCTCATAGAACACTCATTATTTCATTCAGAAGCGCATCCCCCCTTGCTGGCGCTGGAGTTTATCGAATTTGCCGTCTCGCACAGCGATGGGCTGGCGATGGGCCAATGGCTGACGCAGTTGGGATTGGTTCACGCCGGCGAACACCGCTCCAAAAGCGTCGCCCTCTATCGCAACGGCAAAGTGAATGTCATTCTGAATGCCCAGCCGGAAAGTCAGGCCAGCGGCTATTATCACTTGCACGGCATTTCTCTTTGCGCCGTGGCGTGGCGGGTTCGCGGCGTAGCGCGTTTACTGCAACGGGCGCAAGACTACGGTTACGCCCTCTGGCAAGGAGAAACCGGCCCCAACGAGCGGCAAATTCCCGCCCTGTGCGCACCGGACGGCAGCCTGATTTATCTGGTCGAGGCGGACGAAGATCCCAAGAACGATATTTATCACACCGATTTTCATCTGACTCATCGCAGCGCGCCGCCGCCTGCACTGCAGAGCATCGATCACCTCGCGATAGCGCTGACGGACGAATCTTGCGGCAACTGGATCATGTTCCTGCGCAGCGTGCCGGGTTTTGTGCAGGACAACGAGTGGGAACTGCCCGATCCGTTGGGTTTGGTGCGCAGCCGCGTGTTGCGCAGCCCCAACGACGCCATCCGGCTGCCGCTGAATATGTCGGTGAGCCGGGAAACCCAAATCGCCCAGGCATTAACCACCTATCAGGGCGCGGGATTACAGCATGTCGCCTTTGGCTGTAATGATTTGTTCAGCGTCGTGAAAGCGGCTCAGCAGCGTGGATTAAAAACGCTGCGCATCCCCGATAACTACTATCAAGACCTCAGAGCGCGTTTCGATCTTGATCCCGTTTTCCTTTCGCAGCTGCAAGCGTTCAATGTGCTCTACGATCGAGACGAGCAAGGTGGAGAATTACTGCACGTCTATACCGTCGCCTACGAGAAAGGGCGCTTCTTCTTCGAGTTATTGGAACGTCGGGGCGGCTACCGCGGCTTCGGGGCCGCCAACGCCCCGGTTCGGCTCACCGCCATGCGTTAA
- the pcaG gene encoding protocatechuate 3,4-dioxygenase subunit alpha, with the protein MKKYLSETASQTAGPYVHIGLAPHAAGFDIFERNFTHVLTQPETRGERIVVEGHVYDGTGTPVRDALVEVWQANAAGRYQHPADGQRDKPDDPAFRGWGRTCSDFTSGLWQFETIKPGRVMGRDGRLMAPHLNLWIVARGINIGLNTRLYFADEQAANAEDPVLNLIEWEKRRGTLLAQRRQRGDQTVYHFDIWLQGENETVFFDI; encoded by the coding sequence ATGAAAAAGTATTTGTCTGAAACGGCCTCGCAAACCGCCGGCCCTTATGTGCACATCGGTTTGGCGCCGCATGCCGCCGGTTTTGACATTTTTGAGCGTAATTTCACCCATGTGTTGACGCAACCGGAAACGCGCGGGGAACGCATCGTGGTGGAAGGGCATGTTTATGACGGTACCGGCACGCCGGTGCGAGACGCGCTGGTTGAAGTCTGGCAGGCCAACGCCGCCGGACGATATCAGCATCCCGCCGACGGCCAACGAGATAAACCCGACGACCCCGCTTTTCGCGGCTGGGGGCGAACCTGTTCGGATTTCACCAGCGGCCTGTGGCAATTTGAGACGATCAAACCGGGCAGAGTGATGGGGCGCGACGGCCGGCTGATGGCGCCTCATCTCAATTTATGGATCGTGGCCCGCGGCATCAACATCGGGTTGAACACGCGTCTTTACTTCGCCGACGAGCAGGCGGCGAACGCTGAAGATCCGGTGTTGAACCTCATTGAATGGGAGAAACGGCGCGGCACGTTATTGGCGCAAAGGCGGCAGCGCGGTGATCAGACGGTATACCATTTCGATATCTGGCTACAGGGCGAGAACGAGACCGTTTTTTTTGATATTTGA